A region of Dioscorea cayenensis subsp. rotundata cultivar TDr96_F1 chromosome 5, TDr96_F1_v2_PseudoChromosome.rev07_lg8_w22 25.fasta, whole genome shotgun sequence DNA encodes the following proteins:
- the LOC120261501 gene encoding C-type lectin receptor-like tyrosine-protein kinase At1g52310 — protein sequence MSRVRSSLACVAFLFLCVSAYGACPVGWKVGPDNIKCFMYIGNSLSWDRSEELCQNYSGHLAALTSVQELGFAQSLCSNDANGCWVGGRGFNSTSGFIWKWSDNLSSWNGSVFPGEPFHFNCTNGPCQSNAPTDSCTLVTNGHVALVGERCNSSHKLICMRYQENTCNLKHCHEEYFIILAVVSGLILFTTLAVVIWLLAFRRSKKRRRSRKISCPSDAALVPPSWKVFTNEELRSITKNFSEGNRLLGDAKTGGTYSGLLPDGSRVAIKRLRRSNLQRKKEFYSEIGRVAKLHHPNLVALKGCCYDHGDRYIVYEFVANGPLDRWLHHLPRGGRSLDWVMRMRVATTLAQGIAFLHDKVKPHVVHRDIRASNVLLDEEFGAHLMGVGLSKFVSWEAMHERMVMAGTNGYLAPEFMYRNELTTKSDVYSFGVLLLEIVSGRRPAQAIDSVGWQSIFEWATPLVQSHRYLELLDPQILDVPEVGVVQKVVDLVYSCTQHVPSVRPRMSHVVHQLQQLGLRVAEHSRSGTSTSAASPMLPLELETAR from the exons ATGTCTAGGGTTCGTTCCTCCCTGGCCTGCGTTGCCTTCCTCTTCCTTTGCGTCTCTGCTTATGGCG CGTGCCCTGTTGGTTGGAAAGTTGGCCCGGACAATATTAAGTGCTTCATGTACATCGGAAACTCCCTTTCCTGGGATAGGTCAGAGGAGCTCTGCCAGAATTACAGTGGCCATTTGGCAGCCCTGACATCAGTTCAGGAGTTGGGTTTTGCCCAAAGTCTATGTTCTAATGATGCTAATGGGTGTTGGGTTGGGGGACGAGGATTCAATTCCACAAGTGGCTTTATCTGGAAATGGTCTGACAATTTGTCCAGTTGGAATGGTTCAGTCTTCCCTGGGGAGCCATTCCACTTCAATTGTACAAATGGTCCTTGTCAAAGTAATGCTCCGACAGATTCATGTACTTTGGTGACTAATGGTCATGTTGCTCTTGTTGGTGAAAGATGCAATTCCTCTCACAAACTTATCTGCATGCGATATCAAG AAAATACATGCAACCTTAAGCATTGCCATGAAGAATACTTCATCATCCTTGCTGTTGTTAGTGGTTTGATCCTCTTTACCACCCTAGCTGTTGTAATCTGGCTCCTTGCATTCCGAAGGAGCAAGAAACGTAGAAGATCACGGAAGATATCTTGTCCTTCAGATGCTGCATTAGTTCCTCCATCATGGAAAGTGTTCACGAATGAAGAGTTGAGGTCAATAACTAAGAATTTCAGCGAAGGAAACCGACTTCTTGGTGATGCTAAAACAGGTGGCACATATAGTGGACTTTTGCCTGATGGATCAAGAGTTGCTATTAAAAGGTTGAGGCGATCAAATCTTCAGAGGAAAAAGGAGTTCTATTCTGAGATTGGGAGGGTTGCTAAGCTACATCATCCTAATTTAGTGGCTCTGAAAGGCTGTTGCTATGATCATGGGGATCGCTATATAGTGTATGAGTTTGTTGCTAATGGGCCATTGGATAGATGGCTGCATCACTTACCCAGAGGGGGCAGGAGCTTGGACTGGGTGATGAGAATGAGAGTTGCAACTACTCTTGCTCAAGGAATTGC ATTTCTGCATGACAAGGTGAAGCCGCATGTAGTCCATCGGGATATCCGTGCAAGCAACGTGCTCCTGGATGAAGAGTTTGGAGCACATCTGATGGGAGTTGGCCTCTCCAAGTTTGTATCATGGGAGGCAATGCATGAAAGGATGGTGATGGCTGGAACAAACGGTTATCTTGCTCCAGAATTCATGTACAGGAACGAGCTGACAACAAAGAGTGATGTTTACAGTTTTGGAGTGCTGCTGCTTGAGATCGTTAGTGGCCGTCGGCCAGCTCAAGCGATTGATTCTGTGGGTTGGCAGAGCATATTCGAGTGGGCGACTCCTCTGGTCCAATCTCACAGATACTTAGAACTTCTGGATCCACAGATCTTGGATGTTCCAGAGGTTGGTGTGGTACAGAAGGTTGTCGATCTTGTATACTCATGCACGCAGCATGTTCCATCAGTTAGGCCTAGGATGTCTCATGTTGTCCACCAGCTGCAGCAGTTGGGACTGAGAGTCGCCGAGCATTCTAGGAGTGGGACAAGTACCAGTGCTGCATCTCCCATGTTACCTCTGGAGTTAGAAACAGCACGCTGA
- the LOC120261502 gene encoding protein WHAT'S THIS FACTOR 9, mitochondrial, producing MMPWLIGRSRHRPLRPAVELQRATLVNVKLKWTKDRTLDSVVSRERHLRPVLHLIERISADSSGQSPAQELSPRRHHSEVSTFMRRFPSVFYETFSSRTGGPWFALTNAACLLRQRELRLLCQMESDFVDRLRRLLMMSVDRALPLGTIDQLRWDMGLPSCYQRSLVPRYPTFFDLIQPPGDERVWMKLVSWDTRLAVSELQRSRAAQVSEEGEEKCLAFPVRFPRGFGLKKKCMEWLHEWQTLPYTSPYADASGLDPRTDVSEKRNVGVFHELLHLTLGKKTERKNVSNLRKALSLPQKFTKVFERHPGIFYLSQKMGTQTVVLREAYGAGRELLYKHPLIDIRDEYLALMKDSWTTRRSDERADECTCV from the coding sequence ATGATGCCGTGGTTGATCGGGCGGAGCCGTCACCGTCCTCTCCGGCCGGCGGTCGAGCTCCAGCGTGCCACGCTCGTCAACGTTAAGCTCAAGTGGACTAAGGATCGCACGCTGGATTCCGTCGTTTCCCGAGAGCGCCACCTCCGCCCCGTCCTTCATCTGATTGAGCGCATCTCCGCCGACTCTAGTGGCCAATCCCCTGCTCAGGAACTCTCGCCGCGCCGCCACCACTCGGAGGTCTCCACCTTCATGAGGCGTTTTCCTAGCGTCTTCTATGAGACCTTCTCCTCGCGCACCGGTGGCCCCTGGTTCGCCCTAACTAATGCTGCTTGCCTCCTTCGCCAGCGCGAACTGCGGCTTCTTTGCCAGATGGAATCCGATTTCGTCGACCGTCTACGACGGCTTCTGATGATGAGCGTTGATCGCGCCCTCCCACTCGGCACCATCGATCAACTTAGATGGGACATGGGCCTGCCGTCTTGCTACCAGCGAAGCCTGGTGCCCCGCTATCCGACTTTCTTCGACCTCATCCAGCCTCCCGGCGATGAGCGCGTCTGGATGAAGCTCGTGTCTTGGGACACACGACTCGCGGTCTCGGAGCTCCAGAGGAGCAGGGCCGCACAAGTAAgcgaagaaggagaagaaaagtgTTTGGCGTTTCCGGTGCGGTTCCCGAGGGGTTTCGGTCTGAAAAAGAAGTGCATGGAATGGCTCCACGAGTGGCAGACTCTGCCATACACCAGCCCGTACGCGGACGCTTCGGGGCTCGATCCCCGGACCGACGTCTCCGAGAAGAGGAACGTTGGTGTGTTTCACGAGCTCCTCCACCTTACGCTGGGGAAGAAGACGGAGCGAAAGAACGTGAGCAACCTACGCAAGGCGCTGTCATTGCCTCAGAAGTTCACCAAAGTGTTCGAGCGTCACCCAGGCATCTTCTATTTGTCCCAGAAGATGGGCACTCAGACCGTGGTCCTCCGTGAAGCCTATGGTGCTGGTCGGGAGCTCCTCTACAAACATCCGCTTATTGATATCAGAGACGAGTACCTTGCCCTCATGAAGGATTCATGGACAACAAGGAGAAGTGACGAACGAGCTGATGAATGTACCTGCGTCTAG